From the genome of Rhizobium sp. NXC24, one region includes:
- a CDS encoding MFS transporter: MIGLSGRNTASDIYHFCVVTSSAGRNAYFVLAAWIAVDVNHGTGAIAVLLALGSAAELLTSNIGGALIDRFDRRMVCMVCDLFRLVLMLTTGLGFLFADPLIVLYLSWTIFAIVDRTYSTSLQALIPSIARAENLGSFNSSAYIGMQAGNLLAAIITGFMLSNAGRELAPLLPSGFFVLSLLGLLSMSSIRQHSAAHHRAKSGDIRRSDLLPTTFALGSLKTGAAMYGLIYAMGMFVNMLASAYVIRELGGTSLQFGCLEAAWAVGSIAGCAIFLLGSWFWRLQNILVHLVLAGMFLLGFWLYQSFVFALIQMTILGLSYNIARVLIDVQVQSTVSIDALGRARSQIHTVCVATGLLACGIIGVFGNAILPSEIFGLFGTVMIAAALFFCFRMNRGGSAESRLI, from the coding sequence TTGATTGGCCTGAGCGGGAGGAACACTGCTTCCGACATCTATCACTTCTGCGTTGTCACATCTTCCGCTGGGCGCAATGCCTATTTTGTGTTGGCGGCCTGGATTGCCGTCGATGTCAACCACGGCACCGGTGCTATTGCCGTTCTTCTCGCGCTCGGCAGTGCTGCCGAACTGTTGACGAGCAATATCGGCGGTGCACTGATTGATCGGTTCGATCGTCGCATGGTCTGCATGGTCTGCGATCTATTTCGGCTGGTGTTGATGCTCACGACCGGGCTCGGGTTCTTGTTCGCCGATCCGCTCATTGTTCTCTACCTATCTTGGACCATCTTTGCGATCGTCGACAGAACCTACTCGACGTCGCTGCAGGCATTAATCCCATCTATAGCGCGCGCCGAGAATCTCGGATCGTTCAATTCGAGCGCGTATATTGGAATGCAGGCTGGCAATTTGCTCGCGGCCATAATCACCGGTTTCATGCTGAGCAACGCTGGCCGGGAGTTAGCACCTCTGTTGCCAAGTGGGTTCTTTGTCCTCTCCCTCCTGGGGCTGCTATCTATGAGCAGCATACGCCAGCATTCTGCGGCTCATCATCGCGCTAAAAGTGGCGACATTCGTCGCTCGGATCTGCTGCCGACGACGTTCGCTCTTGGGTCGTTAAAGACCGGCGCAGCCATGTACGGACTGATTTATGCAATGGGCATGTTTGTGAACATGTTGGCTTCGGCTTACGTGATCCGTGAACTGGGCGGGACGTCGCTGCAATTCGGATGTCTTGAGGCGGCCTGGGCCGTTGGCTCCATTGCCGGCTGCGCAATCTTTCTCTTGGGTAGCTGGTTCTGGCGACTTCAGAACATTCTCGTCCATTTGGTACTTGCCGGCATGTTTCTTCTTGGCTTTTGGCTCTACCAAAGTTTTGTCTTCGCTCTCATTCAAATGACGATCCTGGGATTGAGCTACAACATCGCGCGGGTTCTGATTGACGTTCAGGTTCAATCGACCGTGTCGATCGATGCGCTGGGGCGTGCGCGGAGCCAGATTCATACGGTCTGCGTCGCCACAGGCTTATTGGCATGCGGCATCATCGGCGTTTTCGGAAACGCGATCCTGCCCTCGGAAATTTTCGGGCTTTTCGGCACGGTCATGATCGCCGCTGCGCTCTTCTTTTGCTTCAGAATGAATCGGGGAGGTTCGGCGGAAAGCCGGCTCATTTGA
- a CDS encoding AraC family transcriptional regulator, protein MPVAAIRPERIKQSQGQIILHRQGLWNDARADVVRRIDLGRQNIEVATDHHIIFLNMRGSAKFGENYIDGRNVGFTPRPDGSLVYIPPGCHWSGWDEGDADAGYLMITVAKAFLTNFSERLPAVGNWRPKLGFRDLPIQSVARQIAWELSHDDPVSDLIVEGYLAAIFGLLQRHSRTSGKAFRGGLAPTLLKRVIEQIDAHIDQPPSVRTLAEEAGISREHFSRAFKQSQGLTPYAFYNRRRLERASDLLRLTTMTVTDVAIACGYASGSHLSTRFRRETGLSPAQYRALWTG, encoded by the coding sequence GTGCCCGTTGCAGCCATTCGACCCGAAAGGATAAAGCAGTCTCAAGGACAAATAATCCTTCACAGGCAAGGTCTTTGGAACGATGCGCGCGCCGATGTTGTTCGCCGGATCGATTTAGGACGGCAGAACATCGAAGTTGCAACTGATCACCATATAATCTTCCTCAACATGCGAGGCTCTGCCAAATTCGGGGAAAACTATATTGACGGGCGCAATGTTGGCTTCACTCCGCGACCCGACGGTTCTCTTGTTTATATTCCGCCGGGTTGTCATTGGAGTGGTTGGGATGAAGGCGATGCCGACGCCGGGTATCTCATGATCACAGTTGCGAAGGCGTTCTTGACTAACTTCTCGGAGAGACTGCCAGCTGTCGGCAATTGGCGTCCCAAACTCGGATTCAGGGATCTGCCGATCCAATCCGTAGCACGGCAGATTGCCTGGGAGCTATCACACGATGATCCTGTGAGTGATCTAATCGTCGAAGGATACTTGGCGGCCATCTTCGGACTTCTGCAACGCCACTCCAGAACATCCGGCAAGGCCTTTCGAGGAGGACTGGCACCAACGCTCCTCAAGAGAGTGATCGAGCAAATCGATGCCCATATCGATCAACCGCCCAGCGTGCGCACACTCGCTGAGGAGGCGGGCATAAGCCGTGAGCACTTCAGTCGAGCCTTTAAACAATCCCAAGGTTTGACACCTTATGCGTTCTACAATCGACGGCGACTTGAACGCGCCAGCGATCTTCTGCGTTTGACGACGATGACCGTGACAGACGTTGCGATTGCCTGTGGCTATGCAAGCGGGAGCCATCTGTCGACCAGGTTTCGGCGGGAGACCGGACTTTCGCCGGCGCAGTATCGTGCACTATGGACGGGATAG
- a CDS encoding class I SAM-dependent methyltransferase, giving the protein MHDFHDFLEECDRAPRLNELSEFFSITAAGRAGMPIRPPQLDRRLFPMDLTFRRFSALHPLRQGPFDQHYLSSIPYRFEEECRMGCAILKYARARKAKLNLYTLGTAEGTMARVIAELGNGKIETLSCSPNIENLRNFYAWGVPPHAMFFHGPFHHLTPEKIQQDEKLKTFANGFDIIVEDTTFQMYSPNRFDQIRFVSQHLKSKGLFIFVEKFKHEDDEEYRRRERQKDHGFKARFFSSAEIRAKEETVLTRMNRNEVTLAEIIDTMRRFFKHAFVTWNSGNFYTLISSNSAENLDLFLSKLCPAAIPAEYAYADLPYRLYEATGESG; this is encoded by the coding sequence ATGCATGATTTTCACGACTTCCTGGAGGAGTGCGACCGTGCCCCTCGGCTCAACGAGCTTTCGGAGTTCTTTTCGATAACCGCAGCGGGTCGGGCAGGCATGCCCATCCGCCCGCCTCAGCTCGACCGCCGTCTCTTTCCAATGGATCTGACGTTCCGGCGCTTTTCGGCCCTTCATCCGTTGCGGCAAGGTCCATTCGATCAGCACTACCTCAGTAGCATTCCGTATCGGTTTGAGGAAGAGTGCCGTATGGGCTGCGCGATCCTTAAGTATGCACGCGCCAGAAAGGCGAAGCTCAACCTCTATACCTTGGGCACCGCCGAGGGCACGATGGCGCGGGTCATTGCCGAGCTCGGCAATGGCAAGATCGAGACACTATCCTGCAGTCCCAATATCGAGAACCTCAGAAACTTCTATGCCTGGGGCGTTCCACCGCATGCCATGTTTTTCCATGGACCGTTTCACCATCTGACCCCCGAAAAGATTCAGCAGGACGAAAAGCTGAAGACGTTCGCGAACGGCTTCGACATCATTGTCGAAGACACGACGTTTCAAATGTATTCGCCCAATCGCTTCGATCAGATTCGTTTCGTTTCGCAGCACCTGAAGAGCAAGGGGCTGTTTATATTCGTCGAGAAATTCAAGCACGAGGATGATGAGGAGTATCGTCGGCGCGAACGGCAAAAGGACCATGGCTTCAAAGCCCGCTTTTTCAGTTCCGCCGAGATTCGCGCAAAGGAAGAGACGGTTCTAACGCGAATGAATCGAAACGAGGTTACGCTGGCAGAGATCATTGACACGATGCGGCGCTTTTTCAAGCATGCGTTCGTGACCTGGAACAGCGGGAATTTCTATACGCTGATCTCCAGCAACAGTGCAGAAAACCTCGACCTCTTCCTGTCGAAGCTCTGCCCAGCCGCGATACCAGCAGAATATGCCTACGCTGATCTTCCTTACAGACTTTATGAAGCGACGGGAGAAAGCGGTTGA
- a CDS encoding helix-turn-helix transcriptional regulator: MTSRLEKYIDKNDLIETIDTEVEKPIFRRPGYDAVPTFAELDRRLADGLREARDRAGLTHAEVAPLLGLHPIVYGRYERAETKMHVSRLIHLSELLDFSPIDLIMAAAPYRFGKSPEASERRRKLIKVVEGLPDEAVESMLSLVEAMSKLRSEEGK; the protein is encoded by the coding sequence ATGACCAGCAGACTTGAGAAATACATCGATAAGAACGATCTGATCGAAACGATCGATACCGAAGTCGAGAAGCCGATTTTTCGCCGCCCGGGTTATGACGCGGTCCCGACCTTTGCCGAACTCGATCGTCGCCTTGCCGATGGCCTGCGCGAGGCTCGCGATCGTGCCGGCTTGACCCATGCGGAGGTAGCACCGCTTCTCGGGCTTCATCCGATCGTTTATGGGCGCTATGAGCGCGCGGAAACGAAGATGCATGTCTCGCGCCTCATACATCTGAGCGAATTGCTGGATTTCTCGCCGATCGACTTGATCATGGCGGCTGCTCCCTATCGTTTTGGCAAATCTCCGGAAGCATCAGAACGCCGCCGGAAACTCATCAAGGTCGTTGAGGGCCTCCCCGACGAGGCGGTGGAATCGATGCTGTCTCTGGTGGAAGCCATGTCCAAGCTGCGTTCCGAGGAAGGCAAGTAG
- a CDS encoding thermonuclease family protein — translation MSARFAIGALVLLCTGINPVSAADFVPGSAVGQRLGAPETQSLLRGKVSVISGDTLWFPTLGRRVRLAGIQACPVPEWGFDPKPQGTIAITAPIPSGPLAKAWLKRVVGNRPVVCRLVPPYGSEVPAAKCSTRGRDLGLEMLRVGWARVAAVTEPDPQYLTAERYARSARYGLWGTYVLDMDEWNRRAVDRTMERRPLADRTLLQEREQEITPPFADWRDRPRRRDR, via the coding sequence ATGAGCGCTCGCTTTGCCATCGGCGCGTTGGTCCTTCTTTGCACGGGCATCAATCCGGTTTCCGCTGCCGACTTTGTGCCGGGTTCGGCGGTCGGCCAGCGACTCGGGGCGCCTGAAACGCAATCACTATTAAGGGGCAAAGTATCGGTTATCAGCGGCGATACGCTGTGGTTTCCAACTCTCGGAAGACGCGTGCGGCTTGCCGGCATCCAAGCTTGCCCAGTCCCGGAATGGGGGTTCGATCCGAAGCCGCAAGGAACAATAGCCATTACGGCGCCGATTCCATCCGGTCCGCTGGCGAAAGCCTGGCTGAAGCGCGTCGTTGGCAATAGGCCGGTGGTCTGCAGGCTGGTTCCTCCTTATGGCTCGGAAGTGCCGGCCGCCAAATGTTCGACGCGGGGACGCGACCTCGGCCTCGAGATGCTCCGCGTCGGCTGGGCGAGGGTTGCCGCAGTCACGGAGCCGGATCCGCAATATCTCACAGCAGAAAGGTACGCCCGATCGGCACGGTACGGACTTTGGGGGACTTACGTTCTCGACATGGATGAATGGAACCGCAGGGCTGTCGACCGGACGATGGAGCGACGGCCCCTGGCGGACCGGACACTCCTTCAGGAGCGAGAGCAGGAGATCACGCCGCCGTTTGCCGACTGGCGCGACAGGCCGCGGCGCAGAGATCGTTAG
- a CDS encoding thermonuclease family protein, whose amino-acid sequence MNRMSLFIAVAILVTAQPLLAAPMGYFDLDTGVALESGDTWTANGERYRLYGVQACLRGTTFTNNAGKTQDCGDASLSVLAAFIKDTHPSCAPIARAAGVVYVVCFAAVAGERLDLATMLISEGYAFAALDAKGMPVNPAYAVGEQEAKARKAGLWQFPDVRHPSILLGRAASYHQEKAK is encoded by the coding sequence ATGAACCGAATGTCCTTGTTCATTGCCGTGGCTATTCTCGTTACAGCTCAGCCCCTCTTGGCCGCACCGATGGGGTATTTCGATTTGGATACGGGCGTGGCGCTGGAGAGTGGCGACACCTGGACGGCGAACGGCGAGCGTTATCGGCTTTACGGCGTACAGGCCTGTCTGCGTGGGACGACCTTTACCAACAATGCCGGCAAGACACAGGATTGCGGCGATGCATCGCTTTCGGTGCTCGCGGCCTTCATCAAGGACACGCATCCCTCCTGTGCGCCGATCGCACGAGCGGCAGGCGTCGTCTACGTCGTTTGTTTTGCGGCGGTTGCGGGGGAGCGCCTGGACCTTGCCACCATGCTGATCTCGGAGGGTTATGCCTTCGCAGCCCTTGATGCGAAGGGCATGCCCGTCAATCCGGCCTATGCCGTTGGCGAGCAGGAGGCGAAGGCGCGCAAGGCGGGCCTTTGGCAGTTCCCAGACGTCCGTCATCCCTCGATTTTGCTGGGACGGGCTGCAAGCTACCATCAGGAGAAAGCCAAATGA
- a CDS encoding lytic transglycosylase domain-containing protein, translated as MVTDAAGKYGVDAGFATAIAWTESRFDQVRNSPKGARGPMQLTPATAARFGVTDICDPASNIDGGIRYLRTLLVRLKNPILAAAAYNAGEQAIYDNKGVPAYPETVRYVASVINRQLGVSFPDKRLPNPRNQKSPDNTDRQTGSSDVLGARGAPFVGGVMQF; from the coding sequence ATGGTTACAGACGCCGCGGGAAAATATGGCGTCGATGCGGGCTTCGCTACCGCTATTGCCTGGACGGAAAGCCGCTTTGATCAAGTCCGCAATAGCCCAAAAGGTGCGCGCGGCCCAATGCAATTGACGCCTGCGACGGCAGCGCGTTTCGGCGTTACCGACATCTGCGATCCGGCGTCGAACATCGATGGCGGCATACGCTATCTGCGCACCCTCCTCGTCCGGCTCAAGAACCCGATCCTGGCCGCGGCCGCCTATAATGCGGGCGAACAGGCGATCTACGACAACAAGGGCGTCCCCGCCTATCCCGAAACCGTGCGCTACGTCGCCTCTGTGATCAATCGGCAGCTCGGCGTCAGCTTCCCCGACAAGCGCTTGCCCAATCCTCGCAATCAAAAGTCACCCGACAACACCGACCGGCAGACCGGCAGCAGCGACGTCCTCGGCGCCCGCGGCGCGCCGTTCGTCGGCGGCGTCATGCAATTTTGA
- a CDS encoding TrbC/VirB2 family protein — MKLELSSRQKTILRATLVLSLVVAAQLAGADLAFAQATNQAFAPLQAVVQAIVDFITGPFGRLVAIIAVISLGFLAFAGRLSWFTAGAVALGIGLVFGAPAIVDQLIATVGN; from the coding sequence ATGAAGTTGGAATTGTCCTCGCGTCAAAAGACGATCCTGCGTGCCACGCTGGTCTTGTCGCTTGTGGTTGCTGCGCAATTGGCAGGTGCTGATCTCGCTTTTGCCCAGGCAACAAACCAAGCTTTTGCGCCGCTACAGGCTGTTGTGCAGGCCATCGTCGACTTCATCACCGGCCCGTTCGGTCGTCTGGTCGCGATCATAGCCGTGATCAGTCTTGGCTTCCTCGCTTTCGCCGGACGATTGAGCTGGTTCACAGCCGGCGCCGTGGCGCTTGGTATCGGCCTGGTCTTTGGGGCACCTGCCATCGTCGATCAGCTGATCGCAACGGTCGGAAACTGA
- a CDS encoding VirB3 family type IV secretion system protein has product MAQADNDKPHLTPLVIGLTRAPTLWGVPYMAVVIMIGTTIIAWLATNELWALLTAPFAYVVLFTLSTFDARILDVLQVSTRLTPKTQNKTFWGANSYGP; this is encoded by the coding sequence ATGGCACAGGCCGACAACGACAAACCCCATCTCACTCCCCTGGTGATCGGGCTGACGCGCGCTCCCACCCTATGGGGCGTACCCTATATGGCCGTGGTCATCATGATCGGCACCACCATCATCGCCTGGCTTGCGACCAATGAGTTATGGGCGCTGCTGACCGCTCCCTTCGCCTATGTCGTGCTGTTCACGCTCAGCACCTTCGATGCTCGCATTCTCGATGTGCTGCAGGTCTCAACCCGGCTTACGCCAAAAACCCAAAACAAGACGTTCTGGGGCGCCAACTCGTACGGGCCCTGA
- a CDS encoding VirB4 family type IV secretion/conjugal transfer ATPase produces the protein MLNVIREELGFGAVAHRERPMSKHIPYFRHVADTVIKLEDGALMSVIRLDGLFFQTEDQAELNMRSLIQNTLIRALGSSRFSLWSTVIRRQVDTTISSEFDDPFCAELDRRYAASLAGKRMFTNELYLTVLRSGMRGALAAGDRIRRFLDRAAGRNAHDEQLRDAVSELEEFVSNITRDLSKYGARPLGIAYRKDEPYSEPCEFLNAILTCGVPRRMRLPRMGLANYIGTCRLHFSRRTMQAQGPTRDEDRFGAMLSIKEYPPFTGPGMLDGLLQVNHEFILTQSYTIADKPIAQERISRLKRQIAASDEAGSDVEGDIDFALNSLLNQEAVFGFHHLSLLCLSRDLDGVNKAVSDLGACLTDMNINWLREDLNMEASFWAQLPGNHAYIARKAMLSSANFSGLSSMHNFASGQREGMHWGTPISILETTSQTPYWFNFHQRDIGHFLVTGPTGSGKTVALTFLLAQAFRVRPTPKAVFFDKDRGAEIFIRAMNGAYEILSPGMPTGFNPLQLENTGENREFLLRLLKAMLRKDKEGAFDQEEEDTLERAIVRLMQEPTAERNLANLAGLLTGRSRADPNDLHARLRPWIEGEKAWLFNARHDVLSFSGHRVFGFDMTNILGNPDVRTPALMYLFHRMDELLDGTPVMFFMDEGWHLERDQTTSDFIVDKTRTIRKLNGIIGFGTQSAADIAKSPISHTLIEQSATHIHFPNPRADEDSYIGRFGLTRKEFDFIRNTAPEKRTFLIKHGNDSVIARLDLSSMPDLIKVLSGRKDTVEECARLRDQHGDDPAGWLAEFCGWARP, from the coding sequence ATGCTGAACGTCATCCGCGAAGAACTCGGATTTGGCGCTGTCGCTCATCGCGAGCGGCCGATGTCGAAACATATCCCCTATTTCCGCCATGTCGCCGACACGGTCATCAAGCTCGAAGATGGCGCGTTGATGAGCGTCATCCGTCTGGACGGGCTGTTCTTCCAAACAGAGGACCAGGCGGAACTCAACATGCGCTCGCTCATTCAGAACACCTTGATCCGAGCTTTGGGATCAAGCCGGTTCTCCCTGTGGTCGACGGTCATTCGCCGGCAGGTCGACACGACGATCTCAAGTGAATTCGACGATCCATTCTGTGCGGAACTGGACCGGCGCTACGCTGCATCGCTCGCCGGCAAACGCATGTTCACCAACGAACTCTATCTGACTGTCCTCAGGTCCGGCATGCGGGGCGCGCTCGCTGCCGGCGATCGGATCCGCCGGTTCCTCGACCGGGCAGCCGGGCGCAACGCCCATGACGAGCAATTGCGCGACGCCGTAAGCGAGCTCGAGGAGTTTGTCAGCAACATCACCCGCGACCTCAGCAAATATGGCGCCCGCCCACTTGGCATCGCCTACCGCAAGGATGAGCCTTATTCGGAGCCTTGCGAGTTTCTAAACGCCATCCTGACCTGCGGCGTTCCACGTCGCATGCGCCTGCCGCGGATGGGTCTTGCCAATTACATCGGCACCTGCCGTCTGCATTTCTCGCGGCGAACGATGCAAGCGCAGGGACCGACCAGGGACGAAGACAGGTTCGGCGCGATGCTCTCGATCAAGGAGTATCCGCCATTCACAGGTCCGGGCATGCTCGATGGCCTTCTGCAGGTGAACCACGAGTTCATTCTCACCCAGTCCTATACGATCGCCGACAAGCCGATCGCCCAGGAGCGTATTTCGCGGCTCAAGCGTCAGATCGCGGCCTCCGATGAGGCCGGCAGCGACGTCGAGGGCGACATCGATTTTGCTTTGAACAGCTTGCTCAACCAGGAGGCCGTTTTCGGCTTCCACCATCTGTCTCTGCTCTGCCTGTCGCGGGATCTCGACGGCGTCAACAAGGCGGTCTCCGATCTCGGCGCCTGCCTCACCGACATGAACATCAATTGGCTGCGCGAGGACCTCAACATGGAGGCCTCATTCTGGGCGCAGTTACCCGGCAATCACGCCTACATCGCCCGCAAGGCGATGCTGTCGAGCGCGAATTTCTCCGGCCTGTCGTCGATGCATAATTTCGCCTCCGGTCAGCGGGAGGGGATGCATTGGGGAACACCGATCTCCATCCTCGAAACCACGAGCCAGACGCCCTATTGGTTCAATTTCCACCAGCGCGATATCGGCCATTTCCTCGTCACCGGTCCGACCGGATCAGGAAAGACGGTGGCGCTCACCTTTCTGCTTGCCCAGGCTTTTCGGGTTCGGCCGACGCCCAAGGCAGTCTTCTTCGACAAGGACCGCGGTGCAGAAATCTTCATCCGTGCGATGAACGGCGCTTACGAGATCCTCTCTCCCGGCATGCCGACGGGGTTCAATCCCTTGCAGCTCGAAAACACCGGCGAGAACCGCGAGTTTCTGCTCCGGCTGCTAAAGGCGATGCTGCGCAAGGATAAGGAAGGCGCCTTCGATCAGGAGGAGGAAGACACGCTTGAACGCGCCATCGTGCGCCTGATGCAGGAACCCACCGCCGAGCGCAATCTCGCCAATCTTGCAGGCCTGCTGACCGGCCGGTCCCGTGCCGATCCGAACGATCTCCATGCTCGCCTCAGGCCCTGGATCGAAGGCGAGAAGGCGTGGCTTTTCAATGCACGGCACGATGTCCTCTCATTCTCCGGCCATCGGGTGTTCGGCTTCGACATGACCAACATCCTCGGCAATCCGGACGTCCGCACGCCCGCATTGATGTATCTGTTCCATCGCATGGACGAGCTGCTGGACGGCACGCCCGTGATGTTCTTCATGGATGAAGGCTGGCATCTGGAGCGTGATCAGACCACCAGCGACTTCATCGTCGATAAGACAAGAACCATCCGCAAGCTCAATGGCATCATCGGGTTCGGCACACAGTCAGCGGCTGACATCGCCAAATCACCGATATCGCATACGCTCATCGAGCAATCCGCGACCCATATTCATTTCCCCAATCCTCGAGCCGACGAAGACAGCTATATCGGGCGCTTCGGGCTGACGAGGAAGGAGTTCGACTTCATCCGCAACACGGCGCCTGAGAAACGCACCTTTCTGATCAAGCACGGCAATGACAGCGTGATCGCCCGGCTCGATCTTTCCTCGATGCCCGATCTGATCAAAGTCCTCTCCGGCCGCAAAGACACGGTCGAGGAATGCGCGCGGCTCCGCGATCAGCATGGCGACGACCCGGCCGGCTGGCTTGCAGAATTTTGCGGGTGGGCGCGCCCGTGA
- a CDS encoding lytic transglycosylase domain-containing protein yields the protein MRADFLPTLLAAALLLAFDAGFAFADVPVLDDTNLGEHKQLDEAVSNVEDTDHDRYTIHTSVTCSMYRPGRRNDAVDTAEANPEISGLVRRVAREEGVDENQFLALVYQESRFNPCAKSGAGATGLAQLMPGTAAELGVDENNIEENLRGGARYYKQQLCRFNGDVSLALAAYNSGPGNVSKYGGIPPFKETQAYVASITRDWLPAFGGSDKTGIALNFGGGGTAYTSMRSSTLNAMGTSAATSDSLGNVASWYQQLGQVQTGTIQDSWDHNSAVRNANLAMMNNAIKLGTEMADLVNTRNAVTSANLSGSSRGTDHDPDRETPRETTGLCDPRQSLVWSDADKACVKKRPTADQVQLLLQPQ from the coding sequence GTGAGAGCTGATTTCCTTCCCACTCTCCTTGCCGCGGCATTGCTGCTTGCCTTCGACGCAGGCTTTGCGTTTGCCGACGTCCCAGTCCTCGACGACACCAATCTCGGCGAACATAAACAGCTCGATGAGGCGGTGAGCAACGTCGAAGATACCGATCACGATCGCTATACGATCCACACCTCTGTCACCTGCTCGATGTATCGGCCAGGCCGCCGCAACGACGCCGTCGATACGGCCGAAGCCAATCCGGAAATTTCAGGTCTGGTGCGACGGGTCGCGCGCGAGGAAGGTGTCGACGAGAACCAGTTTCTAGCCCTCGTCTACCAAGAAAGCCGGTTCAACCCATGCGCCAAGTCGGGCGCCGGCGCCACCGGCCTCGCACAACTGATGCCGGGAACGGCGGCTGAGCTCGGTGTCGACGAGAACAATATCGAAGAGAACTTGCGCGGCGGTGCTCGTTATTACAAGCAGCAACTCTGCCGCTTCAACGGCGACGTTTCGCTGGCGCTCGCAGCCTATAATTCCGGACCGGGCAATGTCAGCAAATATGGCGGCATCCCGCCCTTCAAGGAGACGCAGGCCTATGTCGCCTCGATCACCCGGGACTGGCTGCCGGCTTTCGGAGGATCCGACAAAACGGGAATAGCCTTAAATTTTGGAGGTGGAGGAACCGCCTATACCAGCATGCGGTCATCGACCTTGAACGCCATGGGCACGTCGGCCGCCACCTCCGATAGCCTCGGAAACGTCGCAAGCTGGTATCAACAACTGGGGCAGGTCCAGACGGGAACCATTCAGGACAGTTGGGACCATAATTCGGCGGTCCGCAACGCCAATCTCGCGATGATGAACAATGCCATCAAGCTCGGGACCGAGATGGCCGACCTCGTGAATACCCGCAATGCCGTCACCTCGGCTAACCTCTCCGGCTCGTCGCGCGGCACCGATCACGATCCCGATAGAGAGACGCCGCGCGAGACCACCGGTCTCTGCGATCCCCGCCAGAGCCTTGTCTGGAGCGATGCAGACAAGGCCTGCGTCAAGAAGCGCCCAACCGCAGATCAGGTGCAGCTATTGCTGCAGCCGCAATAA
- a CDS encoding type IV secretion system protein, whose amino-acid sequence MKLKVLTLSVLLVLPSAALADVPVIDKTNYEIAKKTAETTDHILDTNKNILSTVQDTLKAVTGDRGSTAAPLKDLAIGNGFSVSAVPSFDSILKEGVPNFGSMSGDIAKAATTFINGLQLVKSLSGKENSTFSGDKSYEQLVNTVLGVSALINGSRQAIETRRSAFQQAGAQIGSAQDIKGSIDQNTQLQVQSGLTLNEMIGVLNGAVISLQAENQRRLTDISNTKKALTYGN is encoded by the coding sequence ATGAAATTAAAAGTGCTCACACTCTCCGTGCTCCTGGTGTTGCCGTCAGCGGCGCTCGCCGACGTGCCCGTCATCGACAAGACGAACTACGAGATCGCCAAGAAGACGGCTGAGACCACTGACCATATCCTCGATACCAACAAGAATATCCTGTCGACCGTGCAGGATACGCTGAAAGCGGTAACCGGCGACCGCGGCAGTACCGCCGCGCCCTTGAAGGACCTGGCGATCGGCAATGGCTTCAGCGTCTCGGCCGTGCCTTCCTTCGACAGCATCCTGAAGGAAGGTGTTCCGAATTTCGGGTCGATGAGCGGAGATATCGCCAAGGCGGCAACCACGTTCATCAACGGCCTGCAGTTGGTGAAGTCGTTGTCCGGCAAGGAAAACAGCACGTTCTCCGGCGATAAGTCCTACGAGCAACTGGTCAACACCGTGCTTGGCGTCTCGGCGCTGATCAACGGATCGCGCCAGGCGATCGAGACACGCCGGAGCGCCTTCCAGCAGGCCGGCGCCCAAATCGGGTCCGCTCAGGACATCAAAGGCTCGATCGACCAGAATACCCAGCTGCAGGTGCAGTCGGGACTAACGCTGAACGAGATGATCGGCGTCCTGAACGGTGCCGTCATTTCGCTGCAGGCGGAGAACCAGCGCCGGCTCACCGACATTTCCAATACGAAGAAGGCTCTCACCTACGGAAACTGA